One window from the genome of Nocardioides panaciterrulae encodes:
- a CDS encoding DUF6457 domain-containing protein produces MNLHDWIDELSDVLDLEAEIDEALVLDLARTVAHTVERPAAPVTAYMLGLAAGAAGAGPEQTEALAARAQRLAEGWDRPADAPDPDDVDEEIPDDSLVDHTSDRFED; encoded by the coding sequence GTGAACCTGCACGACTGGATCGACGAGCTGAGCGACGTCCTCGACCTCGAGGCGGAGATCGACGAGGCGCTGGTCCTCGACCTGGCCCGGACGGTTGCGCACACGGTGGAGCGGCCGGCGGCGCCGGTGACGGCGTACATGCTGGGGCTCGCGGCGGGTGCCGCCGGCGCCGGCCCGGAGCAGACCGAGGCGCTCGCGGCCCGGGCCCAGCGGCTGGCCGAGGGCTGGGACCGCCCCGCCGACGCGCCCGACCCCGACGACGTCGACGAGGAGATCCCCGACGACAGCCTGGTGGACCACACCTCCGACCGGTTCGAGGACTGA
- a CDS encoding NAD(P)H-quinone oxidoreductase, whose product MRAVIVSEPGGPDVLSLAELPDPEPGPGEVLLDVAATAINRADLLQRQGHYPPPPGASEILGLECSGTVAAVGPEVTDWQVGDQVCALLAGGGYATRVVVPAGQVMPVPAGVDLITAAALPEVACTVWSNVFMIAALRPEENFLVHGGAGGIGSFAIQLAAANGSRVITTGGTPEKLDFCRELGADVTINYRDEDFVEVVKERTDGHGADVILDNMGAKYLGRNVDALATEGRLVIIGMQGGSRGELDIATLLRKRGAVVATALRARPPADKGAICASVVEHVWPLVSDGQVRPIVHTTMPLDQAAAAHALMEAGDHSGKIVLTT is encoded by the coding sequence ATGCGCGCCGTCATCGTCTCGGAGCCCGGGGGCCCCGACGTCCTGTCCCTCGCCGAGCTGCCCGACCCCGAGCCCGGCCCCGGCGAGGTGCTCCTCGACGTCGCCGCGACCGCGATCAACCGGGCCGACCTGCTCCAGCGCCAGGGGCACTACCCGCCGCCGCCCGGCGCCTCGGAGATCCTGGGGCTGGAGTGCAGCGGCACCGTCGCCGCGGTCGGCCCGGAGGTCACCGACTGGCAGGTCGGCGACCAGGTCTGCGCGCTGCTGGCCGGGGGCGGCTACGCCACGCGGGTCGTCGTACCCGCCGGCCAGGTGATGCCGGTGCCCGCCGGCGTGGACCTGATCACGGCCGCGGCGCTGCCCGAGGTCGCGTGCACGGTGTGGTCGAACGTGTTCATGATCGCCGCCCTGCGGCCGGAGGAGAACTTCCTCGTGCACGGGGGCGCCGGAGGGATCGGCTCGTTCGCGATCCAGCTCGCCGCCGCCAACGGCTCGCGCGTGATCACCACCGGTGGGACGCCGGAGAAGCTGGACTTCTGCCGCGAGCTCGGCGCCGATGTGACCATCAACTACCGCGACGAGGACTTCGTCGAGGTCGTCAAGGAGCGGACCGACGGGCACGGCGCCGACGTGATCCTCGACAACATGGGGGCGAAGTACCTCGGCCGCAACGTCGACGCGCTGGCCACCGAGGGCCGCCTGGTCATCATCGGCATGCAGGGCGGCAGCAGGGGCGAGCTCGACATCGCCACCCTGCTGCGCAAGCGCGGAGCCGTCGTCGCCACGGCGCTGCGGGCCCGGCCGCCGGCCGACAAGGGGGCGATCTGCGCCTCGGTCGTCGAGCACGTCTGGCCGCTGGTCAGCGACGGGCAGGTCAGACCGATCGTGCACACCACCATGCCCCTGGACCAGGCCGCCGCCGCCCACGCCCTGATGGAGGCCGGGGACCACAGCGGGAAGATCGTCCTCACCACCTGA
- a CDS encoding bacterial proteasome activator family protein translates to MTEKPDEQEQQVVIIGPDGQPMGSVPASAISQVPGADGEEADGDGEDERALTDLVEQPAKVMRIGSMIRQLLEEVKAAPLDEASRNRLKDIHQASIKELEAGLAPELVEELERLTLPFTEDKTPSEGELRIAQAQLVGWLEGLFHGIQTAIYAQQMAARAQFEQIRRALPQGMVPQGQGAPGQTGQPGGPEGSPRPGESGGMYL, encoded by the coding sequence ATGACTGAGAAGCCCGACGAGCAGGAGCAGCAGGTCGTCATCATCGGGCCCGACGGGCAGCCGATGGGGTCGGTGCCCGCGTCGGCCATCTCGCAGGTTCCCGGCGCCGACGGCGAGGAGGCCGACGGCGACGGTGAGGACGAGCGCGCGCTCACCGACCTCGTCGAGCAGCCCGCCAAGGTGATGCGGATCGGCAGCATGATCCGCCAGCTGCTCGAGGAGGTGAAGGCCGCCCCGCTCGACGAGGCCAGCCGCAACCGGCTCAAGGACATCCACCAGGCCTCGATCAAGGAGCTCGAGGCCGGCCTCGCGCCCGAGCTGGTCGAGGAGCTCGAGCGGCTCACCCTGCCGTTCACCGAGGACAAGACCCCCTCCGAGGGCGAGCTCCGGATCGCCCAGGCCCAGCTGGTCGGCTGGCTCGAGGGGCTCTTCCACGGCATCCAGACCGCGATCTACGCCCAGCAGATGGCGGCGCGGGCCCAGTTCGAGCAGATCCGCCGCGCCCTGCCCCAGGGCATGGTGCCGCAGGGCCAGGGTGCTCCCGGCCAGACCGGCCAGCCGGGCGGACCCGAGGGCTCGCCGCGCCCCGGCGAGTCGGGGGGCATGTACCTCTGA